CGACGGCCTCATCGAACGCTGGAACGCGTTGCCGGAGTGGCCGCAGATGTTGTTGCGCGCGTTGATGTTCCGGCTCGCGGTGCACGCCCTGCACCCCAGGTCCACCGCCGAGGCGTTCCCCGGCTTGGCGCGCACCGCGGCGATGGTCCGGATGATCGTCTAGGTTCCGAACTCGTGGCGGACCTCGCTGAGCGCGATCCGGCCGTCGACCGACAACACCCCCTCGGCCCTCAACAGCTCCAGCTGTCGGCTGCTCAGATGCCGGGCAGGCCGTCCGGAGGCGGTGATCACCCGGTGCCAGGGCAGGTCCGCCGAATCGGTACGCATGATCCAGCCGACAATCCGGGGACTGGAAAGTGCTGCGGCAGATGCGATGTCACCGTAGGTCGACACGCGGCCCGGCGGGATCGAGGCGACCAGCGAACGCACCCGTTCGACCTGCTCGTCGGTCACCCGGGCCACGGTCAGCCGACCAGCCGTTTGCGCACCAGCGCGGCGACGTCGTCGGGCTTGGCGTGCGGCACCATGTGATCGCACTCGTAGTCCAGGAGTTCGAAATCGGGTCCCAAGCGATCACGCAGTCCCGTGATGAGCTCGTCGCTGACATAGGGCGGCGACGTCCACTTGGCCCGCACCAACGTCGTCGGCACCCCGGCGGGCGGAAGTACCATGGCACGGGCCAACTCGCTCCAGTACGACATCATCGCGGGCAGGCTGATCCGCCAGCCGTACCGCCCGTTGGGCAGTTGCACCAGATGCTCGTCCAGGTCGGCGTCGAGCACCGCCGGGTCCACGTCCGCCCACGAGCCCGCCGCTTTCTCCTGATGGGCCTGCGCACGGTCGGGATAGTCGGGCTAGCCGAACATCGCCTCGGCGATCTGCGCCATCCATCGGCCGTCCAATCCGATCGCCGGATCGAGCAACACCAGTCCGGACACCAACTCGGGGCGGGCCGCGGC
The nucleotide sequence above comes from Mycobacterium kiyosense. Encoded proteins:
- a CDS encoding hypothetical protein (possible pseudo due to internal stop codon) encodes the protein MDPAVLDADLDEHLVQLPNGRYGWRISLPAMMSYWSELARAMVLPPAGVPTTLVRAKWTSPPYVSDELITGLRDRLGPDFELLDYECDHMVPHAKPDDVAALVRKRLVG
- a CDS encoding DNA methyltransferase, with product MARVTDEQVERVRSLVASIPPGRVSTYGDIASAAALSSPRIVGWIMRTDSADLPWHRVITASGRPARHLSSRQLELLRAEGVLSVDGRIALSEVRHEFGT